A stretch of Sphingomonas sp. JUb134 DNA encodes these proteins:
- the nuoG gene encoding NADH-quinone oxidoreductase subunit NuoG, whose product MPKLKVDGIEVEVPQGATVLQACEIAGKEIPRFCYHERLSIAGNCRMCLVEVKPGPPKPQASCALPAADGQEVRTDSAMVKAAREGVMEFLLINHPLDCPICDQGGECDLQDQSVAYGRGISRYDENKRAVTEKYMGPIVKTVMTRCIQCTRCVRFAEEVAGVEEIGAIYRGEDMQITSYLERAVSSELSGNVVDLCPVGALTSKPYAFEARPWELKKTLAIDVMDAVGTNIRLDSRGRQVLRALPRINEDVNEEWAHDKTRHAVDGLVRKRLDRPYVRRDGKLVAVEWDEAFDAIAAVNAGSSVAAIAGDLLDCETMFAAKALVRNLGSSLIEGRQTGMAYDVSNLGAVAFNTTIAGVEQADAILLVGTDLRHEAPLVNTRVRKAIKRGARVFAIGPETDLTYKVEWLGEDLSLLGGLPDRAAEALDAAERPMVIVGPGALKNGHAAALKLATDGNLVRDGWNGFNVVHTAAARMGGLMLGFAQPGGIADIVAANPKLVFFLGADEVDFSAFAGSFKVYIGHHGDKGAHHADVILPGASYAEKAGTYVNLEGRVQRGDAAVFAPGDAREDWTILRALSDRLGATLPFDTFQALRAAMFAEVPALATEGLVRYDWNPPVLDARAEGSVTYPIADFYLTNAICRASPTMQRCSAELVHGQDFAEAAE is encoded by the coding sequence ATGCCGAAGCTCAAAGTAGACGGGATCGAAGTAGAGGTCCCCCAGGGCGCCACGGTGCTCCAGGCGTGCGAGATCGCGGGCAAGGAAATCCCGCGCTTCTGCTACCACGAACGCCTGTCGATCGCCGGCAACTGCCGCATGTGCCTCGTCGAGGTGAAGCCCGGGCCGCCCAAGCCGCAGGCGTCGTGTGCGCTTCCGGCCGCCGACGGCCAGGAAGTCCGCACCGACAGCGCAATGGTGAAGGCCGCGCGCGAAGGCGTGATGGAGTTCCTGCTCATCAACCATCCGCTCGACTGCCCGATCTGCGATCAGGGTGGCGAGTGCGACCTGCAGGACCAGTCGGTCGCCTATGGCCGCGGCATTTCTCGCTATGACGAGAACAAGCGCGCCGTGACCGAGAAGTACATGGGGCCCATCGTCAAAACGGTGATGACCCGCTGCATCCAGTGCACGCGCTGCGTCCGCTTTGCGGAGGAAGTCGCGGGCGTGGAGGAAATCGGCGCGATCTATCGCGGCGAGGACATGCAGATCACCTCCTACCTCGAACGCGCGGTGTCGAGCGAGCTCTCGGGCAACGTCGTCGACCTGTGCCCGGTCGGCGCGCTGACCTCGAAGCCCTATGCGTTCGAGGCGCGTCCCTGGGAGCTCAAGAAGACGCTCGCCATCGACGTGATGGACGCGGTTGGCACCAACATCCGGCTCGACAGCCGCGGTCGCCAGGTGCTGCGCGCGCTGCCGCGCATCAACGAGGACGTCAACGAGGAGTGGGCGCACGACAAGACCCGTCACGCGGTGGACGGTCTCGTGCGCAAGCGGCTCGACCGCCCGTACGTGCGCCGCGACGGCAAGCTGGTCGCGGTCGAGTGGGACGAGGCGTTCGATGCGATCGCCGCCGTCAACGCCGGCTCCAGCGTCGCCGCGATCGCGGGCGACCTGCTCGATTGCGAGACCATGTTCGCCGCCAAGGCGCTGGTCCGCAACCTGGGCTCGTCGCTGATCGAGGGCCGCCAGACCGGCATGGCCTATGACGTCTCCAACCTCGGCGCGGTGGCGTTCAACACCACCATCGCCGGTGTCGAGCAGGCGGACGCCATCCTGCTGGTCGGCACCGACCTCCGCCATGAGGCGCCGCTGGTGAACACCCGCGTGCGCAAGGCGATCAAGCGTGGCGCGCGCGTGTTCGCGATCGGGCCGGAGACGGACCTGACCTACAAGGTCGAGTGGCTGGGCGAGGACCTGTCGCTGCTGGGCGGTCTTCCCGACCGCGCCGCAGAGGCGCTGGACGCGGCCGAGCGGCCGATGGTCATCGTCGGCCCGGGCGCGCTCAAGAACGGTCATGCGGCGGCGCTCAAGCTCGCCACCGACGGCAATCTGGTTCGCGATGGCTGGAACGGCTTCAACGTCGTCCACACCGCGGCGGCACGCATGGGCGGGCTGATGCTCGGCTTCGCGCAGCCGGGTGGCATCGCCGATATCGTCGCCGCCAATCCGAAGCTCGTGTTCTTCCTGGGCGCGGACGAGGTGGACTTCTCGGCCTTCGCAGGCAGCTTCAAGGTCTACATCGGCCACCACGGCGACAAGGGCGCGCACCATGCGGACGTGATCCTGCCGGGTGCCAGCTACGCCGAAAAGGCAGGCACCTATGTGAACCTGGAAGGGCGCGTGCAGCGTGGCGACGCGGCGGTGTTCGCACCGGGCGACGCGCGCGAGGATTGGACGATCCTGCGCGCGCTGTCGGATCGGCTGGGCGCGACCCTGCCGTTCGACACGTTCCAGGCGCTGCGCGCGGCGATGTTCGCCGAAGTGCCAGCGCTCGCCACCGAGGGTCTGGTCCGCTACGACTGGAACCCGCCGGTGCTGGACGCGCGTGCCGAAGGCAGCGTCACCTATCCGATCGCCGACTTCTATCTCACCAACGCCATCTGCCGCGCGAGCCCGACAATGCAGCGCTGCTCGGCTGAACTGGTCCATGGCCAGGATTTCGCGGAGGCCGCGGAGTGA
- the nuoH gene encoding NADH-quinone oxidoreductase subunit NuoH yields the protein MTSFFQNTVGLPYDWAWFVGTVVSILLIALPLMLAVAMIIYADRKIWAAMALRRGPNVVGPFGLLQSFADGLKVFLQETIIPTSANKGLFLLAPIITFTVALIVWAVVPFQEGVVLSNINVGLLYVLAASSLGVYGIIIAGWASNSKYPFYSALRGAAQMVSYEVAIGFVLIAVVLWAGSFNLSTIVTEQKGHIFGFINGFGFNPLLFPMAVVFLISSMAETQRAPFDLTEAESELVAGYQTEYSSMAFALFWLGEYANVLLMCALNATLFWGGWLPPVDWAPLYMVPGIIWLFAKILFFFFVFSWVRATVPRYRYDQLMRLGWKIFLPLSLLFVFMVSGYLMLDRVGVPA from the coding sequence GTGACTTCGTTCTTTCAGAATACCGTAGGGCTTCCCTACGATTGGGCGTGGTTCGTCGGCACGGTCGTCTCGATCCTGCTGATCGCGCTGCCGCTGATGCTGGCCGTCGCCATGATCATCTACGCCGATCGCAAGATCTGGGCGGCGATGGCGCTGCGTCGCGGCCCCAATGTCGTCGGCCCGTTCGGCCTGCTGCAGAGCTTCGCCGACGGCCTGAAGGTGTTCCTCCAGGAAACCATCATCCCGACCAGCGCGAACAAGGGCCTGTTCCTGCTCGCGCCGATCATCACCTTCACGGTGGCGCTGATCGTGTGGGCGGTGGTGCCGTTCCAGGAGGGCGTGGTCCTCTCGAACATCAACGTCGGCCTGCTCTACGTGCTCGCGGCCTCGTCGCTTGGCGTCTACGGCATCATCATCGCGGGCTGGGCGTCCAACTCGAAGTACCCCTTCTACTCGGCGCTTCGCGGCGCCGCGCAGATGGTGTCGTACGAAGTCGCGATCGGCTTCGTGCTGATCGCGGTCGTGCTCTGGGCCGGGTCGTTCAACCTCTCGACCATCGTGACGGAGCAGAAGGGCCACATCTTCGGCTTCATCAACGGCTTCGGCTTCAACCCGCTGCTGTTCCCGATGGCCGTCGTGTTCCTGATCTCGTCCATGGCCGAGACCCAGCGCGCACCGTTCGACTTGACCGAGGCGGAGTCCGAGCTCGTCGCCGGCTACCAGACGGAATACAGCTCGATGGCGTTCGCGCTGTTCTGGCTGGGTGAGTATGCCAACGTCCTCCTGATGTGCGCGCTCAACGCGACGCTGTTCTGGGGTGGCTGGCTGCCGCCGGTCGATTGGGCGCCGCTCTACATGGTGCCGGGCATCATCTGGCTGTTCGCCAAGATCCTGTTCTTCTTCTTCGTGTTCAGCTGGGTTCGCGCGACGGTGCCGCGGTACCGTTACGACCAGCTGATGCGGCTTGGCTGGAAGATCTTCCTGCCGCTGTCGCTGTTGTTCGTGTTCATGGTGTCGGGGTATCTCATGCTCGACCGCGTTGGAGTGCCCGCATGA
- a CDS encoding NADH-quinone oxidoreductase subunit J yields MIHTLAFYLFAAVVIVSAALTITSRNPVHAVLWLILAFFNAAGLMVLVGAEFIAMLLVIVYVGAVAVLFLFVVMMLDIDFAELRAGFVRYLPLGLVLAVALVAEILIAVGAWSAGRIELGRRIAPIDGALPNIEAIGHLLYTRYLYVFEGAGLVLLVAMIGAIVLTHRNRTDSHRQNVSRQVNRRSKDATRNVNQPVGQGVEL; encoded by the coding sequence GTGATCCATACACTCGCCTTTTATCTCTTCGCCGCGGTGGTGATCGTGTCGGCGGCGCTGACGATCACGTCGCGCAACCCGGTCCACGCCGTCCTCTGGCTGATCCTCGCGTTCTTCAACGCGGCCGGCCTGATGGTGCTCGTCGGTGCCGAGTTCATCGCGATGCTGCTCGTCATCGTCTATGTGGGCGCGGTCGCCGTGCTGTTCCTGTTCGTGGTCATGATGCTCGACATCGACTTCGCGGAGCTGCGCGCGGGCTTCGTCCGCTACCTGCCGCTGGGCCTGGTGCTCGCGGTGGCGCTGGTGGCCGAGATCCTGATCGCGGTCGGCGCCTGGTCGGCGGGCCGGATCGAGCTCGGCCGGCGCATCGCGCCGATCGACGGCGCGCTCCCGAACATCGAGGCGATCGGTCACCTGCTCTACACGCGCTACCTCTACGTCTTCGAAGGCGCAGGGCTGGTGCTGCTGGTCGCCATGATCGGCGCGATCGTGCTCACGCACCGCAACCGCACCGACAGCCATCGCCAGAACGTCAGCCGCCAGGTCAACCGTCGTTCCAAGGACGCGACCCGCAACGTCAATCAGCCCGTCGGGCAGGGAGTGGAGCTGTGA
- a CDS encoding complex I 24 kDa subunit family protein yields MADAPHIPDEAETRARWGSFAWNEKNAEKAREILSRYPAGREQSASIPFLDLAQRQVGEETNTRGWLPVPVIEFVAREIGVAYIRVFEVATFYTMFNLAPVGRYHVQVCGTTPCMLRGSDDVLAACKNRGLAKGKTTPDGLFTLTEVECLGTCANAPMVQINDDNFEDLDYDKTVAILDALARGETPKPGPQIERQASAPEGGPTSLQAMVTENHDYRGEWGSAA; encoded by the coding sequence ATGGCTGACGCACCCCATATCCCGGACGAGGCAGAGACCCGCGCACGCTGGGGCAGTTTCGCGTGGAACGAGAAGAACGCTGAAAAGGCGCGCGAGATCCTGTCGCGCTATCCGGCGGGCCGCGAGCAGTCGGCCTCGATCCCGTTCCTCGACCTGGCGCAGCGCCAGGTCGGCGAGGAGACGAACACCCGGGGCTGGCTGCCGGTCCCGGTGATCGAGTTCGTCGCGCGCGAGATCGGCGTCGCCTATATCCGCGTGTTCGAGGTCGCGACCTTCTACACCATGTTCAACCTGGCGCCCGTCGGCCGCTACCATGTGCAGGTCTGCGGCACGACGCCGTGCATGCTGCGCGGGTCGGACGACGTGCTCGCGGCCTGCAAGAACCGCGGCCTCGCCAAGGGCAAGACCACGCCGGACGGCCTGTTCACGCTGACCGAGGTCGAGTGCCTGGGCACCTGCGCCAACGCGCCGATGGTCCAGATCAACGACGATAACTTCGAAGATCTCGACTACGACAAGACCGTCGCGATCCTGGACGCGCTGGCCCGGGGTGAGACCCCGAAGCCCGGTCCGCAGATCGAGCGTCAGGCGAGCGCGCCGGAAGGCGGGCCGACCTCGCTCCAGGCGATGGTGACTGAGAACCACGACTATCGCGGCGAATGGGGTTCGGCGGCGTGA
- the nuoI gene encoding NADH-quinone oxidoreductase subunit NuoI, with protein MSVAQVIRSFTLWEFIKAHALTLRYFFKPKATINYPYEKNPLSPRFRGEHALRRYPNGEERCIACKLCEAVCPALAITIEAEPREDGSRRTTRYDIDMTKCIYCGLCQEACPVDAVVEGPNFEFATETREELIYHKDKLLANGDRWERAIAANLASDAPYR; from the coding sequence ATGAGCGTCGCACAGGTAATCCGATCGTTCACGCTGTGGGAGTTCATCAAGGCCCACGCACTGACCTTGCGCTATTTCTTCAAGCCCAAGGCGACGATCAACTATCCGTACGAGAAGAACCCGCTCTCGCCCCGCTTCCGCGGTGAGCATGCGCTGCGTCGCTATCCCAATGGCGAAGAGCGCTGCATCGCGTGCAAGCTGTGCGAGGCGGTGTGCCCGGCGCTGGCGATCACGATCGAGGCCGAACCGCGCGAGGACGGCAGCCGCCGCACCACGCGCTACGACATCGACATGACCAAGTGCATCTACTGCGGTCTCTGCCAGGAGGCATGCCCGGTGGACGCCGTCGTCGAGGGGCCCAACTTCGAGTTCGCGACCGAGACGCGCGAGGAGCTGATCTACCACAAGGACAAGCTGCTCGCGAACGGGGACCGCTGGGAACGCGCCATCGCCGCGAACCTTGCGAGCGACGCGCCGTACCGGTAA
- the nuoF gene encoding NADH-quinone oxidoreductase subunit NuoF encodes MLADKDRIFTNVYGFQPWNLDAAIKRGDWDNTKALLQLGPDVIIDRIKASGLRGRGGAGFPTGMKWSFMPKNPTPERPSFLVINADESEPGSCKDREIIRHDPHKLIEGALVAGFAMRARAAYIYIRGEYIREAETLFAAVAEAYARGLVGKNACGSGYDFDVFVHRGAGAYICGEETAMLESLEGKKGQPRLKPPFPAGAGLYGCPTTVNNVESIAVAPTILRRGPEWFSSFGNENNKGTKLFQISGHVNRPCVVEEAMSISFRELIETHCGGIRGGWDNLLAVIPGGSSVPLVPAAQIMDAPMDFDGLKALGSGLGTAAIIVMDKSTDIVRAISRLSYFYKHESCGQCTPCREGTGWMWRVMERLRTGDADISEIDTLQQVTKQVEGHTICALGDAAAWPIQGLIRHFRPEIERRILEKRGGGLEPMMEAAE; translated from the coding sequence GTGCTCGCGGACAAGGACCGTATCTTCACCAACGTCTACGGCTTCCAGCCGTGGAACCTGGACGCAGCGATCAAGCGCGGCGACTGGGACAACACCAAGGCGCTGCTCCAGCTCGGCCCGGATGTGATCATCGATCGCATCAAGGCGTCGGGCCTGCGCGGGCGCGGGGGCGCAGGCTTCCCGACCGGCATGAAGTGGAGCTTCATGCCCAAGAACCCGACGCCGGAACGGCCGAGCTTCCTGGTCATCAACGCCGACGAGTCCGAGCCCGGCTCGTGCAAGGACCGCGAGATCATCCGCCACGATCCGCACAAGCTGATCGAGGGCGCGCTGGTCGCGGGCTTCGCGATGCGCGCGCGCGCCGCCTACATCTACATCCGCGGCGAATATATCCGTGAGGCAGAGACGCTGTTCGCAGCCGTGGCCGAGGCGTACGCCCGCGGCCTGGTCGGCAAGAACGCCTGCGGCTCGGGCTATGACTTCGACGTCTTCGTGCACCGCGGCGCCGGCGCCTACATCTGCGGCGAAGAGACCGCGATGCTGGAAAGTCTGGAAGGCAAGAAGGGCCAGCCGCGCCTGAAGCCGCCGTTCCCGGCAGGGGCCGGTCTCTATGGCTGCCCGACCACGGTCAACAACGTGGAGTCGATCGCGGTCGCGCCGACGATCCTGCGGCGCGGTCCCGAGTGGTTCTCCAGCTTCGGCAACGAGAACAACAAGGGCACCAAGCTCTTCCAGATCAGCGGCCATGTGAACCGTCCGTGCGTGGTGGAGGAGGCGATGTCGATCTCCTTCCGCGAACTGATCGAGACGCATTGCGGCGGCATCCGCGGCGGGTGGGACAATCTGCTCGCGGTGATCCCGGGCGGCTCGTCCGTGCCGCTGGTGCCGGCGGCGCAGATCATGGACGCGCCGATGGACTTCGATGGCCTGAAGGCGCTCGGCTCGGGCCTCGGCACCGCGGCGATCATCGTCATGGACAAGTCCACCGACATCGTCCGCGCGATCAGCCGCCTGTCGTACTTCTACAAGCACGAGAGCTGCGGCCAGTGCACGCCCTGCCGTGAGGGCACGGGCTGGATGTGGCGCGTGATGGAGCGGCTACGCACCGGCGACGCCGACATTTCCGAGATCGACACGCTGCAACAGGTCACCAAGCAGGTCGAAGGCCATACCATCTGCGCGCTCGGCGACGCGGCGGCATGGCCGATCCAGGGCTTGATCCGACACTTCCGCCCCGAAATCGAACGCCGCATCCTCGAGAAGCGCGGCGGCGGGCTGGAACCGATGATGGAAGCTGCCGAGTAA